From the genome of Rubripirellula reticaptiva:
TCCGGCGATGACGTTCGGGAACGACACCAATTCTGCGTCTTCGCGAGCCGCACCGGTGGTTGGGTTTACGTTGAAGAACGGACGAGCCAGGATCGTGGCACCACTGCTGGTTGCACTGAACGACTCGCTCTCTTGACCGATCTTGAAGTACTCACCGCCCAGACCCCAGGTGTGACATCCATCCAACCACACGCCGAAGTTGAAGCGGAAGCCGTCAATGGAGTCTTCTAAAACTTTGTTACCACCGAACAGAATCGATGAGGGTCCGCCAAGCACACCGGCTTGGTTGACGTTCGTTCCCGTTGGGCTGGTTGTGACCAAAGGTGGCAATTCCATGCCGTCTTGGAACCACATCAGATACTCGGCACTAAACCATCCGTCTTGTGGCAAGCAAAGGGTCACGCAAGGACGCCAAGCGTTGGGGCTGATCAGTTCGCCACAGGTGCTACAGCCGCTTGATCCACACGTGCCCGAGTTGCATCCGCCACCCATCGAATCGCAGCCACCAGTGCAGAACACGTCGCCGCATCCGCAACCGCCCATTGAATCGCATGACGATGATGACATGTCTCCCTCGTAGATGACTTCGCCTTCCATCGGCGACATCATCACTTGGCCGTCTAGGATTTCGTGCTCGTCGTAATTCGAGTAAGTCGAATCGACGATCGACATCGAATCATCCGGAGGCACTGGAATGCCGCGGCTCGAAACGTGTCCAACTGGACGAACCGATTTCTTTGTCTTGGTTTGACGAGCCGGGGCAGGCTTGAGTTCGAAGGCCGGTTCGACGGCTGCCTCGACTAAAGTCGACGACTGTGTGTTTCCCGACTTGGTGGTTTCACGAGTCGGCTGCCAATTGGCTCGAGCGGCTTTCTCGGTCGTGCGAACGCTTCTTCGACTTGAAGACGACGTGTTCGACTGATTTTGTGCCGAGGCCACAGGTCCGCAGGTCGCAATGACCAACGCGACAAGAGAAAAACTGATGGTTCTTTGAAAGGTAAGCACGGGCTTCACCATGGGATGCTTGGATGGCGTGTCGTGAAACAGCACCGAAATCGTTTTCCCCCCCGGGAAGAACCAGACAGCAAATTCCGCCTTGCGTCGGCACACACCGACTGGTTCCCTAGCGATATCGACGGAGAAGTGCCCGAACCTCAACTCAAAATCGGAATAATCCGAAAAATCGCCAAAGTCATCCCGGCCAGAAAGGTTTCGCTAATCGGAAAAGTCACCCAGTTCAGATCGCCCAGTTCAGATCGCCCAGTTCAGATCGCCCAGATCAGATCTCCCAGTTCAGATCGCCCAGTTCAGATCGCCCAGCTCAGATCTCCCAGTTCAGACGCGGGGGGCGGACTATTTCGATTCAACCATTGCCCAAGATGCAATCTGGATGAAGTCACACTTGCCGCAACGAACGCGGGCACCGAGTGATTCGGGGTTCACACGAATCCTTCGCTCGCAGCCCTCGCATTCCATCCTCAGTTCGTGCGGCCGCCGCAACAATTCATCCAGCTCGGCCGGGCGTACGCCGGGGACAGCAATGTCCGCCGCAGTCAATCGCGTCAGCAAGTCGTCACTCAGGTCGCTCACGTCGGCGATTCGATCAGCCAAACGGCGCACGCTATCTTCGAACGCGTTGCGAACCAAACGGCCGTTGCCGAAATGTCGATCGCGCGATTGATAGAGCCGATCGAGTCCGACCAGTAAACGATGCCGCGCCGCGGCAGGCAATTCGTAGTCGTTGCTGCGCGACATCGACTCGAAAATTCGTCCCATTTCGACAGGCTCGTAATCGTCGAATTCAACCTTGGTGTTGATCCGCGATGACAGGCCCGGGTTGGACTGAATCATCTTGTCCATTTCGTCACCGTAACCAGCCAAAATCACGGCCAAGTTATCGCGGTTGTCTTCCATCCGTTTTAGTAACGTTTGGATCGCTTCGCGTCCGTAGGCATCGTCGCCAGACGAGTCCAGCAAGGCGTACGCTTCATCGATAAATAGCACACCGCCCAATGCCGAATCACACAGCTTATTTGTTTTCGTCGCAGTTTGCCCCGCATACTCAGCCACTAGCCCACTGCGATCAGTTTCTACTACATGCCCCGAACGCAAGGTTCCAAGAGCGCCAAGGATTTGGCCCACGATTCGAGCCACCGTGGTTTTGCCCGTTCCAGGATTTCCGACGAACGTCATGTGCAAACTGATTGGCATCGTCGAGAGTCCTTTGCCACGACGTTGCTGTTGAAGTTTCAAGAAGTTGGTGTAACTCTTTACTCGCGACTTCACGCTGCTTAAGCCAATCAACGTTTCAAGTTCGGCCATCGCCGTCCGCAGGCGCTCGTCACGATCGACTAACGGTTCGGGCGGCGCTGGCGATCCTGCTTGGGCGTGTTCCTGTTCAAAGGCCTGTGCTGTTGCTCGGCCGCCTGATGATTTCGGCGACGATGGCAAGCTCGCCAGCGTCGATGCTGGATTTGCTGGGTACAGAGCCGCGTCGATTTCTCGCTGCAACAGGTGCAGAGCAACCGATTCTTCTGGCATCGTGTTGCCATCGCATTTGGCGACCAGGTTGGCCAGACGCATCACGATCGTTTCGATTTGAGCCTTGCTGTCGGCCAGCGGCGGATAGCGAACAAACGGTGCGACCAAGGATTCCCACGTCAACAGATCCGCTTGTTGGAACAGTCCCGTCGCGGCTTCACGGAGCTCGCTGCCTTGAAATTCTTGGCCCCAAAGGTGTTCGATCATCGCCGCAGCGATCTTCTTTTCCGGTCCCGTCCATCGATCGTCCGCTCGCACCACGGTGACGTATACCTTGACAAGCAGTCCCCGATGCAGGTCGTCCATCAAAGCCGGGAAATCTTCGGGACGCCCCTCGATCATGGTGGGATAGCGGCGAACCATCCACTTGCCGCACTTCTGGTACAGCTTTCCGCAGTCCCGGATCACCCGGCGCAGCATCCCGGTCAAGCGAGTTTCGTCAGCGTCGTTCATGAAGTGAAGAGAATGCGAGCGGGACGTGACAGAACAGCGGAGCCGGCGATTGGCGAATACCCAATCGAATCGATACCAGTGTAATGGCCGAACCTAGGTCTCGGCGAGGCGCAGTAAAAAGACGACTGTCCGATCCCTGGGCAACGATTCCCGTTTTCCACCGAGATGGGCGGCTTAGGCTGCCTCGGCGTTGACGCCGTCGGTGATCGTTTTGAGCGACCAGATCAGACCATCAATCGCTTGGTCTCTTAGTGAAACGTCTCGAGCGGCCCAGGCTCGATTGAGCATCAATTCGATCCCCAAATATTGAGTGCCCGCAAATTCGCTACGCATTGCTTTGGTGATGCTGTCGGTCGTGCCGCGGCGTGGATAGTTTCGCCGGACCTTCAACATTTCGGCTTCGTCAAATAGTTCATCAATCCAGTCCAAGCACAAATCGACTTCGTTGTTGTTCGACGGATCGTACAGCAGCCCGACGTCCGTTCGCCGAACTTTGCCACGGCTTCGCAGATCAAACGTTCGAATCGACAAATGAATCACATAGGAATGCCGCAACAGTCCGCCGGCGATTGCTCGTCGAATCCGATCGCGGTAGGGCAGATAGATCAGGTCGATCAAACTTTGGCGATCATCGGGCGACCATTGACGGGTCAGCTTGGGAAAAAGTTCGCGATGATGCAGCGAGCGGCCAACATCGATTAGCTGAGGCGAGTATCGGTTGGCAATCAGCGGCGCATCAAAACCAGTGGCCAATCGCTTGGCCACGTAGAGAGCGGACTGGTCACCTAGCAGTCGGTCTGGCAGCGGGCCAGTTTCGAAGTGCTTTGACGATTTCGAATCGGCCTGTGCGTCACCCTCGGTTCTGATCAGCGCAGCAGGAACGGAATCGCCCCCGACTTCGCAACTGATCAATAAACACATCGCCATACTCGCATTGCAGGAAACGTACCTCCTGCGAGCTAGTGTAAAGACCGAATCAACCCGCGGTAAATGTTGATTCAGCCATGCAGGGCGTCGAATTGAACGAATCAAATCGACTCATAGACCCGTCCAGTGGAAATGGGCGGTTCGGGCAGTGTGGGGCAACTCGCTGCGTCACATTGCTTTCATTTGGTCGTCTGGGGTGACACACAAAAAAATCCGAGACACCCATTTCTGGATATCTCGGATTCTTGTTTCCGTAAGATTCTTCTGTGGAGAACTTCCCGCTTCAAAACGCAGGAGTTTCATCCGGATCGTCGACTAATTCGATGGCGAAGCAGGCGTTCCGGGGTCGTTGTCGTCCGAGGCACCAATGGCGATTGCTGCTGCGATTCCACCGAATGCAGCCAATTTGCCGAATCCGCCGCCACCGATTCCGCCGCCACCACCACCGCCGCTGAATCCGCCACCACCGCCACCACTAAATCCGCCGCCGGAGATTGATCCGCCGCACGAACCGTCGAGGCAGCCAAGTGGTTGATCGCTGATGATTTGTCCGTCCATAGGAACGACGTCGCCCATCATCGGGGTTGGCATCAATTCGCCACCGATTTGGTTGACCAATTCGGTGTCATAGCCGAGGCTCTTGCTGATTTCGCCGCGAAGACGAAGAACTCGCTCACGCAGGTAATTCAGTTGGTCGGCGTTGTCTGGCTTGGTTGCCAGTTCGGCGTCGATCTGCGAGACCAACTTGTCGATACGAGCCAGCATGGCTGGATTTGCTGTTTTAGCCGACGCAACGTCTGCGCGAATTTGCTCGAAGGTGTCAGTTAGGCTGAGCTTGGCTTCGACTTCTTGTCCGATTGCTTCGATTGTGGCTTCTTCGGCTGCAATGCTGGTCGAACAAGTCGCCAGAGCGATCGTCAACGCAAACGCGCTGCTGATGTTTTTGATGTTTTTCATGTCAATATCTAAGGGATAGAGGATTCTTACGGTTTCACTAGTCTGGTTCGGTCTTTAGCTTTTTCTAGTCTTTTGCGTCGGAAAGCTGAAAAATATACAAGTCTCAGTACGCGCCCCGTCGGGTTAGGACGGTTAACGGGGTTTTAACCAGGATCCAGGCGTCCAACCAAAGCGACCAGTTGGCTGCATAGTGGTGCACCAGGAAGACGCGGGTTTCAAACGTGGTTTCATTACGACCTGAAACTTGCCAAAGACCCGTCATGCCGGGCCACATCTGTGTGTATTCGTAGTAATGGGCTTGGTAGCGAACGATCTCGTCTGGCGGAACAGGCCGCGGTCCCACCAAGCTCATTTCGCCAGTTAGGACGTTCCAGAGTTGTGGTAACTCGTCCAAGCTAAAGCGACGCAGCATGTGACCGACGCCAGCGATGATTCGAGGATCGTCTTTCAATTTTGAGTCGCGATCCCATTCGGCGCGAGCGACGGGGTCGCTGGCCAGTTTTTGTTTCAGCACTTCGTCGGCACCAACCACCATTGATCGGAACTTCCACATCTTGAACCGGCGACCATGCTGGCCGACTCGATTGCTGCCATAGATGACTGGACCTGGTGAACGTCGTTTGATCGCGATCGCCAGGATCGCGAACAGTGGGGCGAGAGCCACCAATCCAGGAATCACAATCATCAAGTCCAAAGCTCGTTTGCAGAACCGTGGAACGAATCGTAAAAAGGGCATGTTCAACCGTCGGGTGAACGCACCCAAGACGTCGGACGACTCTTGTGCGGTTGACGAGTTTCCGATCCACACCAGTGATGGGAATTGGAACATCAATCGGTGAGCGGATTCTTGAATCTCGGACGATGCAATCGCCGCGACCGGTGCGCCGTTCAGGCTGGCGATTGAGTACGCATCGTCCAGCGGGCCCAAGCAGTTCGAATCGCTGTGACCATTTTCAAAGTCGCGGCAAACGTAGCCGATCAATTTGAAACCTGACTGCCGAAGCGACTGGATGCGCGAACAGATTCGACTGCCATCCGAGGCGGTTCCAATCAACAGGGTGCCAATGCCCCACCAACTGGTTTTGGCAAGCGCCGTACGGGTCAGGTGTCTGGCAAGCGGCAGTAAAACGGCAATCATGACGGCTGTGCACGCGAAGATCGCGAACTCAATCCGCGGCAACTGCCCAAACAATATATTGATAGTCGACAAGCTAAGTGCCGCCAAAAACGTCGATCGGACGATCCCACGCAGTTCATACACAGGACTAATGCCCGCTCCGGGATACAAACCGTGCAGGGAAATCAAACCAAACTGCAACAGCAGCAGAGCGGGCAACTGAGTCCAAGTGCCGGAATTGAATCCGTGCCCTTGAGACAGATTGACCACATAAGAAGACACAAGCAATGCAACCGCGGTGATTGCCATATCGGCGATTACAAGCGGCACTCCTGTGTAGGTCGACTGTACGAGGTAGGACCGCGACAAGTTGCCATTCATCTTGGCCGCGGTGTGGTTGGCGACGACCGATTCGGCTGGTTGCAGTCGAGGTTCGGCGTGCGGGCCAACGATTAAATCTGACACCGACTGCTTTTCTCGAGCATCGGCGGATTCCGTTTGACCGGATTCAGTACGACGAGGAACGCCACCGGTTTCCGGAGCGATTGCGTCGAGTGAGTGAGGCGACAATGTTGCGACTGAAAGAACCACTGTTGAATGCCAGGCTTTCGCATCGGGAGTACTCGGACAAGAAAACGTCCGACCTCAGGCTGCTCGGCGAGCGGCTGAAATTTGCGTTTTCAGTACGACGTCGTATCCCCCGATACGGGCCGCAGTTGGATCGTTGCGGAGGAGCGACGTCATACAACCGTCCCCCACAGATTCACTGCATGCGAGCCAAACTGTAAAAGATTGCCCCGCAAACCTAGTAATACACTAGTTCGACATGGCTAATGGTTAAATCAGGAATAACCCAATTTACCCAAAAGGTTTCTTCAGCGACGGCGGCGGGATGGGGTTCAATCGCCTGCACCGGCAGGCCAATTTGCCGCAAAATTCCCGCCTTCTGGGGATCGGTGGGGCTTCCTGCACGCCGTGTCAGGCTGGTGCCCGGATCGCTACAATGCCCGCAAAACCAACGTTTCTCTCCAAGGACGACCCGACGCGATGAGTACTGCCGCCCCCGCCAAACTGCCCAATCGAAGTGATGTTCCCGCCGCGGATTGCTGGGATCTGTCCAGCCTGTTCGCCAGCAACGAAGCCTGGGAGGCTGACTTTAAGCTGCTCGAAACGAAGATTCCGACATTCGAGACCTACCGTGGTCGGCTTGGCGAGTCTGCTCAAACGCTGGCCTCGGCCCTGAATTTCGACAACGAATTTGACCTGATTGCTGAACGTCTGGGCACCTACGCGTTCCTGAAAACGACCGAAGACCAGGGTGACAGCCTGTACCAAGGCATGAAGTCTCGGTTCCAGAACTTGGCCGTTCGGGCCGGGCAGGCGGCAAGCTTCATGCGGCCGGAATTGCTGGGAATCGACGAAGCGGCGATGGCCAAACTGATCGAAGACCCAGCCGTTGCACCGTTCAAGCTGCAACTCGAACGATTGGTTCGGTTCCGCCCCCACACGCTGACCGACAACGAAGAGCGGCTGTTGGCGATGCAGGGTGAGATGGCGTCGGCCGCCGGCAACGCCTTTCGTCAGCTCAATGATGCTGACCTGCGATTCGGCGAAGTCGAAGACCACAAGGGTCGCACCGTCGAGTTGTCGCACGCGACGTTCGGGCAACTTTTGATCAGCCCCGAACGCAAAGTCCGTCGCAACGCGTTTCACCAGTACTACAAACAATTCGCAGAACACGAAAACACGTTTTCGGCAACGCTTTGTGGCAGCGTCCAACGCGACGTTTATTACGCCAAAGCACGCAATTACGACAGCAGCTTGCAATCGGCGTTGTTCCCCGACAACGTTCCTGTCGACGTCTACGACAACTTGATCACGGCCGTAAGGGACTCGTTGCCATCTGTCCACCATTACTTGGACGTTCGACGCCGCAAGATGGAGTTGAAAGACATCCATCACTACGACACCTACGTGCCAATCCTCAGCAACATCGAAAAGCACCATACCTGGGACGAAGCCGTCGAAGTGGTGCTGAAATCGCTGGCGCCGCTGGGAACCGAATACACCGACACGCTGGCCAAGGGACTTCGCGGGCGATGGTCAGACCGCTATCCCAACCGCGGTAAACAGTCCGGTGCGTTCAGTTGCGGTTCGTTCGCAGGCGATCCGTACATCCTGATGAACTTCAAACCCGAAGTCCTCAATGATGTGTTCACGCTGACTCACGAAGCCGGCCATTCGATGCACAGTTGGTATTCGTCGCGGAATCAACCGTTCCAGTACTACAACTACACGATCTTTGTCGCCGAAGTCGCCAGCACGTTCAACGAACAACTGTTGACGGACTACTTGATCAAGAATGCCACCGACGACAACGAACGGGCGTATCTGATCAACAATGAACTGGACAGCATTCGTGCGACGGTCGTTCGTCAGACGATGTTTGCCGAGTTCGAAAAGAAGACACACGAAATGGCCGAAGCGGGCGAGCCACTGACCGTTGCGTCGTTCCGCGCTGCGTACCGCGAACTGCTGGAAGCCTACTTTGGCCCAAACTTTGTGATCGACAAAGAACTGGAACTAGAGTGCTTCCGAATTCCTCACTTCTATCGCGCGTTCTACGTCTACAAGTATGCGACTGGCCTGAGTGCTGCAGTTGCTCTATCGCGACGAGTGCTCGAAGGCGGCGAAGCCGAGTTGAAGGATTACCTGTCGTTCTTGAAGGGCGGTTGCAGCAAAGATCCGCTCGACTTGCTCAAAGATGCGGGTGTCGACATGACGTCGCCAGAACCCGTTGCCAAAACACTGGAACACTTCCGAAATCTGACAGAAGAACTCGATCGCTTACTGTGATCCGGTGTCGCCCGCCCCAACCTTATCCAGGCTGCGTAATTTACCCCGCCCGGGTTTTTCGAATCGGTAAATTCGGGTGGCTACGTTTTCATCGCTTCGGTACAAGACGGCCTGCCCTTTTTTAAATGGATCAGGCGAGCGGATGAAAAACTTTGGACGTGTTCTAGCGATGGCTGCCCGACGACGTTGGGCGCTGGCTGGCATTTTGGCAACCTCGTTGATGGTGGCGCTCCTTTGGGGAGCCAATATCGGCGCGATCTACCCGATCGTCGAGGTCGTCTTTGAAGGCAAGTCTTTCCCGGCCTATGCTGCCGAGAAAATCGCCGAGGCTGACAAGAATGTCGCCGACCTAGACGTTGAGATCCTGGATCTGGACCAACAGATCATTGCGGCAAGTGGCGACGCAAAAAACCGTTTGCAAGTCCAGCGAGAAAGCCGCGCGGTCAAGCGAAAAGCGATTTCTGACGGAGTGTATTATCTGTCGATGGCAAAGCCGACAATCGACCGTTTTGCGCCCACCGGGCCGTATCAAACGCTGCTGTTGGTGATGGGGTTCTTGGTCATTGGCACGATGGTCAAGTTAACCGCGCTGTCGATCAACTTGATGTTGGTCCAGTTCGTATCCGAAAAAACGTCGCTGGAAATGCGCGCTGGGTTTTTTCGCAAAGCGTTGCACTTGGATCTGGATTCGTTTGGCGAAAATGGATCAGCCGACCTGACGGCCCGATTAACAAACGATATTTCGAATGTGACCGCCGGTTTGACGGTGTTGCTTGGACGAGTGATTCGCGAGCCGTTGAAAATGGCGGTTTGTGTATGCGGCGCCCTGTACGTGTGCCCGCGGTTGCTATTGCTGGTCATGGTCGTGACACCGCTAGTTGCGTTGGTGATGAATTACCTCAGCAAAGCGATTCGCCGCGCCAGCCGAAAACTGATGGAAGAAATGAGTCAGTTGTACGGGATGCTGAACGATTCATTCGCTGGCATCCGAGTGGTGAAAGCATTTACGACGCAGGGCTTTGAACGAGCTCGGTTCAACACGGCGACCCAGTCGTTGTATCGCAAGTCGATGAAGATGGCGTTCTACAACACGCTCGCTCGCAGCAGTAGCGAATTGCTGGGCATCTGCACCGTCACGCTCGCGATCCTTGCTGGCGGTTACTTGGTCGTCAATCAAGAAACACACTTGCTTGGCATTCGAATGAGCAACGTACCGCTAAGCGTTGGCGAAGTACTTACGTTCTTTGCCATGTTGATCGGTGCCTCGGATCCCGCCCGGAAATTGTCCGACGTGTGGAGTGGTTTGCAGCGTGGCATCGCAGCGACTGACCGCGTCTACGCAATCATGGACAAAGAGGTCCGCGTTAAAGAGCCCGCGTCGCCGTTATCGCCGGCACGTCCCCACGGCGCGATCACCTTCGAAAATGTGGCCTACCAGTATCCATCGGGACCGATCGTGCTTCGCGGTGTCGACTTGACGATTCGCCACGGCGAGACGATTGCCGTCGTAGGGCCAAACGGCAGCGGCAAGAGCACGATTGTGAACTTGCTTTGCCGATTCGACGATCCTCAGTCGGGCACTGTTTCGATGGATGGTGTGCCGCTGAATCAGATGCGAACTCGCGATCTTCGAAAACGAATCGCCCTGGTGACTCAGCGCACCGTTTTGTTCGACGATACGATTGAAAACAACATTCGCTACGGTTGTCCCGGCGCCGATGCCCACGCAGTGGTTCGCGCGGCCAAAATGGCGTTCGCCGATGACTTCATCCATCGCAAGATGCCGGACGGTTATCAAACCATGTTGGGTACCGGCGGCGGGATGCGATTGTCGGGCGGTCAAATGCAACGGATCGCATTGGCACGAGCCTTCTTGCGAGACCCGGACATCCTAATTTTGGATGAAGCAACCAGTCAGATCGACTTGGAATCCGAGCAACTGATTCATCAGGCTTTGGCCAAATTCTTGGTCGATCGAACAGGCGTCATGATCACCCACCGTCCGACCACTTTGGCGGTCGCTGACCGGATCGTGGTCATCGAAGCGGGTGTGGTATCCGACGTCGGCCAGCACAAAGATCTAGTAGAACGAAACCGTTTTTACCAAAGCCTCTGCGGATCTGAGTTCCGCAAAACCGCCTGAGCGTACCACCGTGCCCGGCGAGAGACGCTCGCTGGCAAGACAGGCTTGGTCAGCGTCGCTTGCCTGTTTTGCGCCCGCGATCCCTTTTGGCTCGCAGAATCGAAGGCTTGACGCGGCCGGAATCACCGGTAAGATCGCCAGTGTTCGTGGTGACTTGCCCGGTTTTACCGAGCAAGTGAACAGGGAACTCCGGTGAAATCCCGGGACGGTCCAGCCGCTGTGAACTGCCTTTGGATGTGAAAACATTCAAAACCGACTTACCTATCTCTTGAATTGGCCATTGCTCGGGAATCCGAGCGAGAAGGCAGGGGAGGTCGATCGGCAGTAAGTCAGAAGACCTACCACGAAATAGACGGTTTCGTGCCCTCTCGGATTGGGGTGATCGTTGCAAAGTCTCTGCGGCAACTCAGTCAAGTTTGAACCATGCGTTCGTTGCTACGTCTGTCCGCTGCCGAAGCTTTGATTCCCTTTTGCAGATTTCGCGAAGTGATTTCGAAGGGCTGCATCGATGTTCGGAAAAAGACGCTTGCCAGCGATTCGTGATGCTTTCACGTTGATCGAGTTGTTGGTCGTGATCGCGATCGTGGGTGTCTTGGTAGGGCTGCTGTTGCCAGCCGTGCAAGCGGCCCGCGAGGCGGCCCGTAAGTCGTCGTGCCAGAACAATCTGAAACAAATTGGATTGGCTCTGCACGCCTATCACAATGCCCATCGAACCTTGCCGACCGGATGCATCGAATGGCGAAGCTTCCAGTCACCGCCGACGTTTCGCCAGTACGCTTGGTCAGCAATGCTGCTGCCGTTCATCGAACAGCAGAGTCTTCATGACCAAATCGATTTCTCCGTGCCGTTCGACGCACCTAAGAATGCAATCGCCGCGGCGACCCGCATCAGTGGGTTCGAATGCCCGACTGCCCTCGATCGAGCTCTCGTGCGAGGGCAGTCCGACTATGGTGGGCTGTATGGCGAAAAGCTGATGGATCGAAATCCGTCGACCGGATTGTTTCTGTACGAGCATGCGATCCGGTTCCGTGATATCACCGACGGACTTTCCCACACCATGGCGATTGCCGAAGATGTGGGTGGTCCGGACAGCGAATGGATCAACGGACGCAATGTCTTTGTCCAGTCGCACGGTATCAATGATTCGAACGCATGGATCGGCGACAACGAAATTCGCAGCCTGCATGGCAGCGGTGCGATGGTGCTGTACATCGACGGTCACGTCCAATTCGTCAACGAAGCAATCGACAAGCGGGTTCTTGGTTCTCTGATCACACGATCAGGACACGAAATTGTTCCATCGGACGCGTTCTAAATCTGTTGGCATTTGATATTTGAAACTTCCACGACTACACCATGAAAAAACTAACTCGACTCGCTGCTGCGATTACATTCGCGGTCGCGCTGACTTCACAAATCGCTAGTGCCGAAACGGTAATTGACTTTGAAGATCTGACTCTCACGCCAGGCAGCTTCTATAACGGTAACACGGGCGTGACGAACACCGACGGATGGGTGTCTGGTGGCGCAACGTTCAACAACAGCTTCACTCGGGAGCCGACCTATAGCTACTGGTCTGGATGGGCATATTCCAACGTTACCAACAGCACGACAACGGGTTTTCAAAACCAATACGCATCATTCGCAGGCGGCGGAGCAACTTCTGATGGAACGGTTGATGTCGGCGGCAAGTACGCCGTTGCTTCAGGCGGCAACCTATTCGTCAACTTACCGACCAGTACGGTTGCTCGGTCGTTGTGGTTGAACAACACGACCTATGCGGCGCTGGCGATGCGTGATGGCGCGGACGGCAATAGCGGGATGACAGAGTTCGTGACGGGCGCCTTCGGATCCAAGGAGAGCTACAGCGACATGTTTGGCACATATTCACTTGATCCCGACGGGAACGATTTTTTTCGAATCACGTTCAACGGTAAAAGTGGGCTTGATGGCTTGGGTGCCGACACCGGT
Proteins encoded in this window:
- a CDS encoding BBP7 family outer membrane beta-barrel protein: MLTFQRTISFSLVALVIATCGPVASAQNQSNTSSSSRRSVRTTEKAARANWQPTRETTKSGNTQSSTLVEAAVEPAFELKPAPARQTKTKKSVRPVGHVSSRGIPVPPDDSMSIVDSTYSNYDEHEILDGQVMMSPMEGEVIYEGDMSSSSCDSMGGCGCGDVFCTGGCDSMGGGCNSGTCGSSGCSTCGELISPNAWRPCVTLCLPQDGWFSAEYLMWFQDGMELPPLVTTSPTGTNVNQAGVLGGPSSILFGGNKVLEDSIDGFRFNFGVWLDGCHTWGLGGEYFKIGQESESFSATSSGATILARPFFNVNPTTGAAREDAELVSFPNVIAGTVSATASSELFGTGIHLRHLRMANEGCTSGLFCGCPGHFCSRQEVMFGYRYLQLDESVNIRENLRGIDPVSTFNIHDSFETQNQFNGFDLGWKYRRTRGYWSADAMLRMAFGVTNQTVRINGSTVSTDSTGTQVSSSGGLLAQRTNIGVYEQDEFSVIPQLDLNLGYQLTDHLRATVGYTFLYWSNVVRPGDQIDRDLNPALLPPEQDPFTGASRPGFKFDTTDYWAQGLSIGGEYRW
- the pepF gene encoding oligoendopeptidase F, which gives rise to MSTAAPAKLPNRSDVPAADCWDLSSLFASNEAWEADFKLLETKIPTFETYRGRLGESAQTLASALNFDNEFDLIAERLGTYAFLKTTEDQGDSLYQGMKSRFQNLAVRAGQAASFMRPELLGIDEAAMAKLIEDPAVAPFKLQLERLVRFRPHTLTDNEERLLAMQGEMASAAGNAFRQLNDADLRFGEVEDHKGRTVELSHATFGQLLISPERKVRRNAFHQYYKQFAEHENTFSATLCGSVQRDVYYAKARNYDSSLQSALFPDNVPVDVYDNLITAVRDSLPSVHHYLDVRRRKMELKDIHHYDTYVPILSNIEKHHTWDEAVEVVLKSLAPLGTEYTDTLAKGLRGRWSDRYPNRGKQSGAFSCGSFAGDPYILMNFKPEVLNDVFTLTHEAGHSMHSWYSSRNQPFQYYNYTIFVAEVASTFNEQLLTDYLIKNATDDNERAYLINNELDSIRATVVRQTMFAEFEKKTHEMAEAGEPLTVASFRAAYRELLEAYFGPNFVIDKELELECFRIPHFYRAFYVYKYATGLSAAVALSRRVLEGGEAELKDYLSFLKGGCSKDPLDLLKDAGVDMTSPEPVAKTLEHFRNLTEELDRLL
- a CDS encoding exopolysaccharide biosynthesis polyprenyl glycosylphosphotransferase, with the translated sequence MVLSVATLSPHSLDAIAPETGGVPRRTESGQTESADAREKQSVSDLIVGPHAEPRLQPAESVVANHTAAKMNGNLSRSYLVQSTYTGVPLVIADMAITAVALLVSSYVVNLSQGHGFNSGTWTQLPALLLLQFGLISLHGLYPGAGISPVYELRGIVRSTFLAALSLSTINILFGQLPRIEFAIFACTAVMIAVLLPLARHLTRTALAKTSWWGIGTLLIGTASDGSRICSRIQSLRQSGFKLIGYVCRDFENGHSDSNCLGPLDDAYSIASLNGAPVAAIASSEIQESAHRLMFQFPSLVWIGNSSTAQESSDVLGAFTRRLNMPFLRFVPRFCKRALDLMIVIPGLVALAPLFAILAIAIKRRSPGPVIYGSNRVGQHGRRFKMWKFRSMVVGADEVLKQKLASDPVARAEWDRDSKLKDDPRIIAGVGHMLRRFSLDELPQLWNVLTGEMSLVGPRPVPPDEIVRYQAHYYEYTQMWPGMTGLWQVSGRNETTFETRVFLVHHYAANWSLWLDAWILVKTPLTVLTRRGAY
- a CDS encoding N-formylglutamate amidohydrolase; this encodes MCLLISCEVGGDSVPAALIRTEGDAQADSKSSKHFETGPLPDRLLGDQSALYVAKRLATGFDAPLIANRYSPQLIDVGRSLHHRELFPKLTRQWSPDDRQSLIDLIYLPYRDRIRRAIAGGLLRHSYVIHLSIRTFDLRSRGKVRRTDVGLLYDPSNNNEVDLCLDWIDELFDEAEMLKVRRNYPRRGTTDSITKAMRSEFAGTQYLGIELMLNRAWAARDVSLRDQAIDGLIWSLKTITDGVNAEAA
- a CDS encoding AAA family ATPase, encoding MNDADETRLTGMLRRVIRDCGKLYQKCGKWMVRRYPTMIEGRPEDFPALMDDLHRGLLVKVYVTVVRADDRWTGPEKKIAAAMIEHLWGQEFQGSELREAATGLFQQADLLTWESLVAPFVRYPPLADSKAQIETIVMRLANLVAKCDGNTMPEESVALHLLQREIDAALYPANPASTLASLPSSPKSSGGRATAQAFEQEHAQAGSPAPPEPLVDRDERLRTAMAELETLIGLSSVKSRVKSYTNFLKLQQQRRGKGLSTMPISLHMTFVGNPGTGKTTVARIVGQILGALGTLRSGHVVETDRSGLVAEYAGQTATKTNKLCDSALGGVLFIDEAYALLDSSGDDAYGREAIQTLLKRMEDNRDNLAVILAGYGDEMDKMIQSNPGLSSRINTKVEFDDYEPVEMGRIFESMSRSNDYELPAAARHRLLVGLDRLYQSRDRHFGNGRLVRNAFEDSVRRLADRIADVSDLSDDLLTRLTAADIAVPGVRPAELDELLRRPHELRMECEGCERRIRVNPESLGARVRCGKCDFIQIASWAMVESK